In one Aeromicrobium wangtongii genomic region, the following are encoded:
- a CDS encoding dienelactone hydrolase family protein, translating to MKDGMIAEVIGFPGHNGDIIEGYSARPTTTEPMGSVVVLHHAPGLDFWCREVVRRFAEGGYAALAPNLYHRRGPGHWADVAAAARAEGLGKAMPNDQVMGDISGAVDHLKSQPTSNGKTGVIGFCSGGRQAFLAACDVPTLDAAVDCWGGSIMPQPADPDKPNAPSRGVIHRAPDMSAPLLGIFGNDDTNPDPAQVDAIEAELTRLGKEFEFHRYDGAGHGFFASDHPHYQQAQAVDGWIRVFEFYDKHLH from the coding sequence GTGAAGGACGGAATGATCGCCGAGGTGATCGGGTTTCCCGGTCACAACGGCGACATCATCGAAGGCTATTCGGCACGGCCGACCACGACCGAGCCGATGGGCAGCGTGGTCGTCCTGCACCACGCGCCCGGGCTCGACTTCTGGTGCCGGGAGGTCGTGCGCCGGTTCGCGGAGGGCGGATATGCGGCGCTGGCGCCGAATCTGTATCACCGGCGCGGTCCCGGCCACTGGGCGGACGTCGCTGCTGCGGCGCGCGCCGAAGGGCTCGGCAAGGCGATGCCGAACGACCAGGTCATGGGTGACATCTCCGGCGCCGTCGACCACCTGAAGTCGCAGCCGACCTCGAACGGCAAGACCGGCGTGATCGGCTTCTGCTCAGGCGGCCGCCAGGCATTCCTGGCTGCGTGCGACGTGCCGACGCTGGACGCGGCGGTCGACTGCTGGGGTGGCAGCATCATGCCGCAGCCGGCCGACCCCGACAAGCCCAATGCGCCGTCACGTGGTGTCATCCACCGCGCGCCCGACATGTCAGCCCCGCTGCTGGGCATCTTCGGCAACGACGACACCAACCCCGATCCGGCCCAGGTCGACGCGATCGAGGCTGAGCTCACGAGGCTCGGCAAGGAGTTCGAGTTCCACCGATACGACGGTGCAGGGCACGGCTTCTTCGCGTCGGATCATCCGCACTATCAACAAGCCCAGGCGGTCGACGGCTGGATCCGGGTGTTCGAGTTCTACGACAAGCACCTGCACTGA
- a CDS encoding VOC family protein yields the protein MPAVTRLGHVGLFVKDTEIMLDFYSNFLGMTVTDRDERRVFLSARPEEEHHELLLAKNEERHTDPQQLSFHVQNLADLRQFYAEIVERKYEVDHISNHGNAIGCYFRDPEGNRVEVYWPTGINWPQPFSEPIDLHLSEAELMKVLDDMVAA from the coding sequence ATGCCCGCTGTCACCCGTCTCGGCCACGTCGGACTGTTCGTCAAGGACACCGAGATCATGCTCGACTTCTACTCCAACTTCCTCGGGATGACGGTCACCGACCGCGACGAGCGACGGGTCTTCCTCAGCGCTCGTCCGGAGGAGGAGCACCACGAGCTCCTCCTCGCCAAGAACGAGGAGCGCCACACCGACCCGCAGCAGCTGTCGTTCCACGTCCAGAACCTGGCCGACCTGCGCCAGTTCTACGCCGAGATCGTCGAGCGCAAGTACGAGGTCGACCACATCAGCAACCACGGCAACGCCATCGGTTGCTACTTCCGCGATCCCGAGGGCAACCGCGTCGAGGTCTACTGGCCGACCGGCATCAACTGGCCCCAGCCGTTCAGCGAGCCCATCGACCTGCACCTGTCCGAGGCAGAGCTGATGAAGGTGCTCGACGACATGGTCGCGGCCTAG
- a CDS encoding FAD-dependent monooxygenase: MSVRQDVPPVAISGAGPVGMALAIDLALRGIPSVLFEKRSEEERIVARANMTNVRSMEHFRRWGIADALRDNDPVSTEVQRDVAFVTRLSGHEILRFPRAYEWSERLPIASEVAEWAPNEAIEKTLRDRVRSLPIIDLRFDSEVLSFEQDDQGVTVTVDGPNGEESHTAQYLVVAEGSRSKLRREGLNVRMEGHPNLARSFLWHIYAPGLAELWKATEMSSMLLFYNEDRAGDSLVPQSGTDHWAYFASPVPDGVDGDDWEACRAMLFRAIGEEFEVEPLAGGTFITHSIQAPRYDFGRVLLIGDSAHMVSPMGGFGMNIGIGDAADLGWKLAAVLDGWGGPALIPSYSIERGEAARFILKGCESNQAVGPRELVRDGIEEDGPIGDAVRAQVAEDIKIQKARQFKRMGGQLGYRYSSSPVIFRDGTDQPAPSFEDYVPSSAPGNRAPHHWLKDGSSLYDHLGNGFTLLVLGDLDAGELVRLAESRGVPLQVLTVEEPDLAELTMLYETGAALIRSDHHVAWRGDALPDDLDRLLDVITGSVSWA; this comes from the coding sequence GTGTCAGTTCGTCAGGATGTTCCCCCGGTCGCCATCTCGGGCGCGGGTCCCGTCGGGATGGCACTGGCCATCGACCTCGCACTGCGGGGCATTCCGAGCGTGCTGTTCGAGAAGCGCTCGGAGGAGGAGCGGATCGTCGCTAGGGCCAACATGACGAACGTGCGCTCGATGGAGCACTTCCGCCGCTGGGGGATCGCCGATGCGCTGCGCGACAACGACCCGGTGAGCACCGAGGTCCAGCGCGACGTCGCATTCGTCACCCGCCTGAGCGGTCACGAGATCCTGCGGTTCCCCCGCGCGTACGAGTGGTCGGAGCGGCTGCCGATCGCGTCCGAGGTGGCCGAGTGGGCCCCGAACGAGGCCATCGAGAAGACGTTGCGCGACCGCGTCCGATCCCTCCCGATCATCGACCTGCGCTTCGACAGCGAGGTCCTGTCCTTCGAGCAGGACGACCAGGGTGTCACGGTGACGGTGGACGGCCCGAACGGCGAGGAGTCACACACCGCCCAGTACCTGGTGGTGGCCGAGGGCAGTCGCAGCAAGCTGCGTCGTGAGGGGCTCAACGTCCGCATGGAAGGTCACCCGAACCTGGCGCGCAGCTTCCTCTGGCACATCTACGCCCCGGGCCTGGCCGAGCTGTGGAAGGCCACCGAGATGTCGTCGATGCTGCTGTTCTACAACGAGGACCGCGCCGGCGACAGCCTCGTGCCCCAGTCCGGCACCGATCACTGGGCCTACTTCGCCTCGCCCGTCCCGGACGGCGTCGACGGCGACGACTGGGAGGCCTGCCGCGCGATGCTGTTCCGCGCCATCGGCGAGGAGTTCGAGGTCGAGCCGCTGGCGGGCGGAACCTTCATCACCCACTCGATCCAGGCTCCCCGGTACGACTTCGGGCGCGTCCTGCTGATCGGCGACTCCGCCCACATGGTGTCGCCCATGGGCGGGTTCGGCATGAACATCGGCATCGGCGACGCAGCCGATCTCGGCTGGAAGCTTGCCGCCGTCCTGGACGGCTGGGGCGGCCCGGCGCTGATCCCCAGCTACAGCATCGAGCGCGGCGAGGCGGCACGGTTCATCCTCAAGGGCTGCGAGAGCAACCAGGCGGTCGGACCGCGTGAGCTCGTGCGCGACGGCATCGAGGAGGACGGCCCGATCGGTGACGCCGTGCGGGCCCAGGTCGCCGAGGACATCAAGATCCAGAAGGCGCGCCAGTTCAAGCGGATGGGCGGACAGCTCGGCTACCGCTACTCGTCCTCACCGGTCATCTTCCGGGACGGCACGGATCAGCCGGCGCCGTCCTTCGAGGACTACGTGCCGTCGTCCGCGCCCGGAAACCGCGCGCCGCACCACTGGCTCAAGGACGGATCGTCGCTCTACGACCACCTCGGCAACGGCTTCACCCTGCTGGTGCTGGGCGACCTCGACGCCGGAGAGCTCGTCCGGCTGGCCGAGTCCCGCGGCGTCCCCCTGCAGGTCCTGACCGTCGAGGAGCCCGACCTCGCCGAGCTCACGATGCTCTACGAGACCGGCGCGGCGCTCATCCGCTCGGACCACCACGTGGCCTGGCGCGGCGACGCGCTGCCCGACGACCTCGACCGGCTGCTCGACGTCATCACCGGATCGGTGTCCTGGGCCTAG
- a CDS encoding formylglycine-generating enzyme family protein, which translates to MTSTQAAPPASTAVSTRSMRWIPGGRFAMGSDLAEYPEEGPVHDVTVDGFWMDESPVTVAAFRRFVKATGHVTVAERPIDPDDYPGVEASLLVPGSLVFTPTAGPVPLDNWRTWWRYVPGASWKHPEGPGSDTRGRELHPVVHVAWEDVSAYAAWAGKDLPTEAEWERAARGGLDGATYAWGDERSPYGRRLAKYWVGEFPWRNLDPAGQQRTMAVRSFPPNGYGLYDVTGNVWEWTSDFYRSDHAETSGRACCGPQQNPRVATPEGGDDAGDTAARIPRRVLKGGSHLCSDNYCQRYRPAARQAQPIESSMSHIGFRCILRAPGPVG; encoded by the coding sequence ATGACCTCGACCCAGGCCGCACCGCCCGCATCTACCGCCGTGTCGACGCGATCGATGCGATGGATTCCCGGTGGACGGTTCGCCATGGGCTCTGACCTCGCGGAGTATCCCGAGGAGGGCCCGGTGCACGACGTCACCGTGGACGGCTTCTGGATGGACGAGTCTCCCGTCACCGTGGCCGCGTTCAGGCGCTTCGTGAAGGCGACCGGTCACGTGACCGTGGCCGAACGACCGATCGACCCCGACGACTACCCGGGGGTGGAGGCCTCGCTGCTGGTGCCCGGCTCCCTGGTGTTCACGCCCACGGCCGGCCCGGTGCCGCTGGACAACTGGCGGACGTGGTGGCGCTACGTGCCCGGCGCGAGCTGGAAGCACCCGGAGGGCCCCGGATCCGACACGCGCGGTCGGGAGCTCCACCCGGTGGTGCACGTGGCGTGGGAGGACGTCTCGGCCTACGCGGCCTGGGCCGGCAAGGACCTGCCCACCGAGGCCGAGTGGGAGCGCGCCGCGCGCGGCGGGCTCGACGGTGCGACCTACGCCTGGGGTGACGAGCGGTCTCCGTACGGCAGGCGCCTGGCGAAGTACTGGGTGGGGGAGTTCCCGTGGCGCAACCTCGATCCTGCCGGCCAGCAGCGCACGATGGCCGTGCGCTCCTTCCCGCCCAACGGCTACGGGCTGTACGACGTGACCGGCAACGTCTGGGAGTGGACGTCGGACTTCTACCGATCCGACCATGCCGAGACCAGCGGCCGCGCGTGCTGCGGACCGCAGCAGAATCCGCGCGTGGCCACCCCCGAGGGCGGCGATGACGCGGGGGACACCGCTGCGCGGATTCCGCGCCGGGTCCTCAAGGGCGGGTCGCACCTGTGCTCGGACAACTACTGCCAGCGGTATCGCCCGGCCGCTCGCCAGGCCCAGCCGATCGAGTCGTCGATGTCGCACATCGGATTTCGCTGCATTCTGCGGGCCCCCGGCCCCGTCGGCTGA
- a CDS encoding flavin reductase family protein, producing MTLTASTLPAIEVDPRRHFRNVLGHLPTGVAVVATSGPDGPIGMAVNSITSVSLDPPLISICIARTSSTWPRIRSMGRFCISILAEHHEQTSRRFAGPDPDRFAGASWRSQSGGPALDDAVAWLDCDVYAEYAAGDHTIVVAQVRDLGSTDDGRALVFFRGSYGTFAPHEQI from the coding sequence ATGACCCTGACCGCATCCACCCTTCCCGCTATCGAGGTCGATCCCAGGCGGCACTTCCGCAATGTTCTGGGGCACCTGCCGACGGGGGTCGCCGTGGTGGCGACGAGCGGCCCGGACGGGCCGATCGGCATGGCGGTCAACTCCATCACCTCGGTCTCGCTCGACCCCCCGTTGATCTCGATCTGCATCGCTCGAACCTCCTCGACGTGGCCGAGGATCCGGTCGATGGGCCGCTTCTGCATCAGCATCCTGGCGGAGCATCACGAGCAGACCAGCCGCCGTTTCGCGGGGCCCGACCCCGACCGGTTCGCAGGAGCGTCATGGCGCTCGCAGTCGGGTGGTCCGGCCCTGGACGATGCCGTCGCGTGGCTGGACTGCGACGTCTACGCCGAGTACGCGGCCGGTGACCACACCATCGTGGTGGCGCAGGTCCGCGACCTGGGGTCCACGGATGATGGCCGCGCGCTCGTGTTCTTCCGCGGCTCCTACGGAACCTTCGCGCCGCACGAGCAGATCTGA
- a CDS encoding NADPH-dependent FMN reductase — MSSSDLPRLLIVIGSSRPGRLGHHVGRWFEYRVREHGQFEPVVADLAEIALPFFDEPRHPRLGDYAHQHTRDWAALVGSTDAVVLVTPEYNHGPSAVLKNAIDFLHAEWRDKPVGFVSYGGVAAGTRAVQQLVQIVATVRMIPVFDAVAISGVRQVVGEGGEVASTQSMDRSSIALLDELARLLQQLHPVPAGN, encoded by the coding sequence ATGTCATCTTCGGATCTTCCTCGGCTCCTCATCGTCATCGGCAGCTCGAGACCCGGTCGGCTGGGTCACCACGTGGGGCGCTGGTTCGAGTACCGGGTCCGCGAGCACGGGCAGTTCGAGCCCGTGGTGGCCGACCTGGCAGAGATCGCTCTGCCATTCTTCGACGAGCCACGGCACCCCCGACTCGGGGACTACGCGCACCAGCACACTCGTGACTGGGCGGCGCTGGTCGGATCGACCGACGCGGTGGTGCTGGTGACGCCCGAGTACAACCACGGGCCGAGCGCGGTGCTGAAGAACGCGATCGACTTCCTGCACGCCGAGTGGCGGGACAAACCCGTCGGGTTCGTGAGCTATGGCGGGGTCGCAGCGGGTACCCGAGCGGTCCAGCAGCTGGTGCAGATCGTCGCGACGGTGAGGATGATCCCGGTCTTCGACGCCGTGGCGATCTCCGGTGTTCGCCAGGTCGTCGGTGAGGGCGGTGAGGTGGCGTCGACCCAGAGCATGGACCGCAGCTCGATCGCGTTGCTCGACGAGCTCGCCCGCCTCCTGCAGCAGCTGCACCCCGTGCCGGCGGGAAACTGA
- a CDS encoding SDR family oxidoreductase — translation MNIEGAVVLVTGANRGIGAAFVEQLKKRGAAKIYAGARDVSALDGEGIHALELDVTNPDHISAAVREAGDVQVLINNAGISTGTPLVTGPEEQIRREMDTNFYGPLLLTRAFAPVLAANGGGAILNLVSALSWFTSPGDGAYAASKAANWMLTDSTRLELASQGTHVVGVHMGLVDTDMVRGLDGPKVSPADLASAALDAIESGAQEVLGDDWARFIKSGLTLDPKARYEQILGAVAS, via the coding sequence ATGAACATCGAAGGCGCGGTCGTGCTGGTCACCGGAGCAAATCGGGGCATCGGAGCGGCATTTGTCGAGCAGCTCAAGAAGCGTGGAGCGGCCAAGATCTATGCGGGCGCGCGCGATGTGAGTGCCCTCGACGGCGAGGGCATCCATGCGCTGGAGCTCGACGTCACCAATCCCGATCACATCAGCGCTGCGGTGCGTGAGGCCGGCGACGTCCAGGTGCTGATCAACAATGCAGGGATCTCGACCGGCACTCCGTTGGTGACCGGGCCAGAAGAACAGATCCGGCGCGAGATGGACACGAACTTCTACGGTCCACTGCTCCTGACCCGCGCCTTTGCACCTGTGCTGGCGGCCAATGGAGGCGGCGCGATCCTCAACCTTGTCTCGGCCCTGTCGTGGTTCACGTCGCCGGGCGACGGGGCCTACGCCGCGTCGAAGGCGGCGAACTGGATGCTGACCGACAGCACGCGGTTGGAGCTTGCGTCCCAGGGCACCCACGTGGTCGGGGTGCACATGGGGCTGGTCGACACCGACATGGTCCGCGGCCTCGACGGGCCGAAGGTCTCGCCCGCGGACCTGGCGAGCGCCGCTCTGGACGCCATCGAGTCCGGCGCGCAGGAGGTGCTGGGGGACGACTGGGCGCGGTTCATCAAGTCCGGACTCACGCTCGACCCCAAGGCCCGCTACGAGCAGATCCTCGGTGCCGTGGCTTCCTGA
- a CDS encoding TetR/AcrR family transcriptional regulator, with product MAGRPRSFDRGAALRVAVEQFWRSGYEGTSVAMLTAAMGVTPPSLYAAFGDKHHLFEEASTWYFERTCEAVDHAAALPTAYEAIRQVLDDAARAHTDSATPPGCLLLTEPRLGPQREVIRQRLKSRLDQAQRDGDLDATADTERLASFLVAVMRGMSGCARDGGTAEEVSAIAEVAATALLKASRPSQAAPA from the coding sequence ATGGCAGGAAGACCACGCAGCTTCGACCGGGGCGCAGCCTTGAGAGTCGCCGTTGAACAGTTCTGGCGGTCCGGCTACGAAGGGACGTCCGTCGCGATGCTCACGGCGGCAATGGGGGTGACACCACCGAGCCTCTATGCCGCCTTCGGCGACAAGCACCACCTGTTCGAGGAGGCCTCGACCTGGTACTTCGAGCGGACGTGCGAGGCCGTCGATCACGCGGCGGCTCTGCCGACCGCGTACGAAGCGATCAGGCAGGTGCTGGACGACGCGGCCCGGGCGCACACCGACTCGGCCACCCCGCCCGGCTGCCTGCTGCTCACGGAGCCACGCCTCGGGCCGCAGCGCGAGGTCATCCGTCAGCGGCTCAAGAGCCGCCTCGACCAGGCTCAGCGGGACGGGGACCTGGACGCCACGGCAGACACCGAGCGACTCGCCTCGTTCCTGGTGGCGGTGATGCGCGGCATGTCGGGCTGCGCGCGCGACGGAGGCACCGCCGAGGAGGTCTCGGCCATCGCAGAGGTCGCCGCGACGGCCCTGCTGAAGGCCTCGCGACCGAGTCAGGCCGCACCAGCGTGA
- a CDS encoding UPF0182 family membrane protein: MSDIFGTPRPRQPRPPAGRRQKVLIPTLITLAVLLFLGSIFTSVWTDRLWFKSVGYSDVFRSVLFSRIALFVIMGLFFGLFVMANLYIAYRTRPDTVPARRDDPAYRYRLALTPILKPIGIGLFVVLTAFAGSVAASHWDTFKMWRNGTSFGTKDPQFGKDVSFYVFDYPWWRFVTSFSFAMIIVTVLAVVFVTYVFGGIRIAGRGPKLTRAAQIHLSVLVGIGILTRAVSYYLDRFGMLISDGGLVDGGTFTDINARIPAKNILIWVAIACALLFFATAFFRSWALPAIGLGLLAVTSILLGAIWPAVMQGFQVKPSEPDKEAPYIARNIEATRQAYDVADTEVESYSATTDLTPQALAASAESRVSTRLLDPTLISDAFEQLQQVRGYYSVPTTLDVDRYTLPGDTQPQDTIIAARELNLSGLQSNQRNWANDHTVYTHGYGIIAARGNQRGPNGEPVFTAKDIPPAGEIKTTTPPRIYFGEQSPSYSIVGRPKGAKPIEVDIPRGGAAASADTDAENVTQNTYDGKGGVPIGNLFHKMLYAFKFAEPNIVLSGRVNSESKILYDREPRDRVKKVAPWLTVDGDTYPAVVDGRVVWIVDGYTTSNSYPYSQHRSLREATADTLTDGNAQAALPTDQVNYMRNSVKAVVDAYDGTVKLYEWDTKDPVLKTWKKVFPGIVESKSSIDQSLLEHLRYPVDLFKVQRDVLQRYHVTDAQTFYEDGERWKVPEDPTAPASSRALQPPYYLSTARPGETEPKFSVTSVYLPNSRQNLAAFVSVNSEATDTENFGKMQILQLPSETQIPGPSQIANSFQTDRGVTQALLQFEQSREARILRGNLLTLPVGGSLLYVQPVYIQRSAAEGSFPVLQFVAATFGESVGFGTTLDEALRVALGIEEGTAPPAEDEGAKPPAEGDKPAEKTTQQWLKDASDAYNAAQKALEGGDLAGYQRQIEVMNDAIEGAQDSLGTEKK; this comes from the coding sequence GTGAGCGACATCTTCGGAACCCCCCGACCACGACAGCCGCGTCCGCCGGCCGGCCGCCGTCAGAAGGTGCTGATCCCCACCCTCATCACCTTGGCCGTGCTTTTGTTCCTCGGCTCGATCTTCACCAGCGTCTGGACGGACCGCCTCTGGTTCAAGTCCGTCGGCTACAGCGATGTGTTCCGCAGCGTCCTGTTCAGCCGGATCGCGCTGTTCGTGATCATGGGCCTGTTCTTCGGCCTGTTCGTGATGGCCAACCTCTACATCGCGTACCGCACGCGGCCCGACACCGTCCCGGCCCGTCGTGACGACCCGGCCTACCGGTACCGCCTGGCGTTGACGCCGATCCTCAAGCCGATCGGCATCGGCCTGTTCGTGGTCCTGACCGCATTCGCCGGCTCGGTGGCCGCCAGCCATTGGGACACGTTCAAGATGTGGCGCAACGGCACGTCGTTCGGCACGAAGGACCCGCAGTTCGGCAAGGACGTCAGCTTCTACGTCTTCGACTACCCGTGGTGGCGCTTCGTGACGTCGTTCTCGTTCGCGATGATCATCGTCACGGTGCTCGCGGTCGTCTTCGTCACCTACGTGTTCGGCGGCATCCGCATCGCCGGCCGTGGGCCCAAGCTGACCCGCGCCGCGCAGATCCACCTGTCGGTGCTGGTGGGCATCGGCATCCTGACCCGTGCGGTCTCGTACTACCTGGACCGCTTCGGGATGCTGATCTCCGACGGGGGACTGGTCGACGGTGGAACCTTCACCGACATCAACGCGCGCATCCCGGCCAAGAACATCCTGATCTGGGTCGCCATCGCGTGCGCGCTGCTGTTCTTCGCCACGGCCTTCTTCCGCTCGTGGGCGCTGCCGGCGATCGGCCTGGGCCTCCTGGCGGTCACCTCGATCCTGCTGGGCGCCATCTGGCCCGCCGTGATGCAGGGCTTCCAGGTCAAGCCGTCGGAGCCCGACAAGGAGGCGCCGTACATCGCGCGCAACATCGAGGCGACCAGACAGGCCTATGACGTGGCCGACACCGAGGTCGAGTCGTACAGCGCGACCACCGACCTGACGCCGCAGGCGCTCGCCGCGTCCGCCGAGTCGCGGGTGAGCACCCGTCTGCTCGACCCGACGCTGATCTCGGACGCCTTCGAGCAGCTGCAGCAGGTGCGTGGCTACTACTCGGTGCCGACGACGCTGGACGTCGACCGCTACACGCTGCCGGGTGACACCCAGCCGCAGGACACGATCATCGCGGCCCGCGAGCTCAACCTCAGCGGCCTGCAGTCCAACCAGCGCAACTGGGCCAACGACCACACCGTGTACACGCACGGCTACGGCATCATCGCGGCCCGCGGCAACCAGCGCGGACCCAATGGTGAGCCGGTCTTCACGGCCAAGGACATCCCGCCGGCCGGTGAGATCAAGACGACGACGCCGCCGCGTATCTACTTCGGCGAGCAGTCCCCGTCCTACTCGATCGTCGGACGCCCGAAGGGCGCCAAGCCGATCGAGGTCGACATCCCCCGCGGAGGCGCGGCCGCGTCCGCCGACACCGACGCCGAGAACGTCACCCAGAACACGTACGACGGCAAGGGCGGCGTCCCGATCGGGAACCTGTTCCACAAGATGCTGTACGCGTTCAAGTTCGCCGAGCCCAACATCGTCCTGTCGGGGCGCGTCAACTCCGAGTCGAAGATCCTGTACGACCGTGAGCCGCGTGACCGGGTCAAGAAGGTCGCTCCGTGGCTGACGGTCGACGGCGACACCTACCCGGCCGTCGTCGACGGTCGCGTGGTGTGGATCGTCGACGGTTACACGACGAGCAACTCCTACCCGTACTCCCAGCACCGCTCGCTGCGCGAGGCCACGGCCGACACCCTGACCGACGGCAACGCGCAGGCCGCGCTGCCGACCGACCAGGTCAACTACATGCGCAACTCGGTCAAGGCCGTCGTGGACGCGTACGACGGCACGGTCAAGCTGTACGAGTGGGATACCAAGGACCCGGTCCTGAAGACGTGGAAGAAGGTCTTCCCCGGGATCGTCGAGTCCAAGTCGTCGATCGACCAGAGCCTGCTGGAGCACCTGCGCTACCCGGTCGACCTGTTCAAGGTGCAGCGTGACGTCCTGCAGCGCTACCACGTGACCGACGCGCAGACGTTCTACGAGGACGGCGAGCGCTGGAAGGTGCCCGAGGACCCGACGGCGCCTGCGAGCTCGCGGGCCCTGCAGCCGCCGTACTACCTGTCGACGGCGCGCCCGGGCGAGACCGAGCCCAAGTTCTCGGTCACCAGCGTCTACCTGCCCAACAGCCGGCAGAACCTGGCGGCGTTCGTGTCGGTCAACTCCGAGGCGACCGACACCGAGAACTTCGGCAAGATGCAGATCCTGCAGCTGCCGAGCGAGACCCAGATACCGGGTCCGAGCCAGATCGCCAACAGCTTCCAGACCGACCGAGGGGTCACCCAGGCGCTGTTGCAGTTCGAGCAGTCCAGGGAGGCGCGGATCCTGCGCGGCAACCTGCTGACGCTGCCGGTGGGCGGATCGCTGCTGTACGTCCAGCCGGTCTACATCCAGCGCAGTGCCGCCGAGGGAAGCTTCCCGGTGCTGCAGTTCGTGGCTGCGACGTTCGGTGAGTCGGTCGGCTTCGGCACGACGCTGGACGAGGCGCTGCGTGTGGCGCTGGGCATCGAGGAGGGCACGGCGCCGCCTGCGGAGGACGAGGGCGCCAAGCCCCCGGCCGAGGGTGACAAGCCCGCCGAGAAGACCACCCAGCAGTGGTTGAAGGATGCGTCGGACGCCTACAACGCGGCCCAGAAGGCGCTGGAGGGTGGCGATCTGGCCGGTTACCAGCGGCAGATCGAAGTGATGAACGACGCCATCGAAGGTGCCCAGGACAGCCTCGGCACCGAGAAGAAGTAG
- a CDS encoding PPA1309 family protein, with translation MQLMPDSPLRQAALEIERHVAAEGWDQPPRLFALVPTADLIAREPALADQLSSDPASITPIEQELDHDRELEDLLTEIEWPDSVIGCAAVIERIMLPPEAEESLPQDPDALLAAAAAHPDRREVRLVAAVTRGKQAHSAVRAKEPADAELLEGPDLVPGLIEHLRDTLT, from the coding sequence ATGCAGCTGATGCCCGACTCACCCCTGCGCCAGGCAGCCCTCGAGATCGAGCGGCACGTGGCGGCCGAGGGCTGGGACCAGCCTCCTCGGCTGTTCGCGCTGGTGCCCACGGCCGACCTGATCGCCCGCGAGCCCGCGCTGGCCGACCAGCTGTCCTCCGATCCGGCGAGCATCACGCCGATCGAGCAGGAGCTCGACCACGACCGTGAGCTCGAGGACCTGCTCACCGAGATCGAGTGGCCCGACTCGGTGATCGGCTGCGCCGCGGTAATCGAGCGGATCATGCTGCCGCCCGAGGCCGAGGAGTCGCTGCCGCAGGACCCGGACGCCCTGCTGGCGGCCGCTGCGGCGCACCCGGATCGCCGCGAGGTGCGGCTGGTCGCAGCGGTCACCCGCGGCAAGCAGGCGCACAGCGCCGTCCGCGCCAAGGAGCCCGCCGACGCCGAGCTGCTGGAGGGCCCTGATCTGGTCCCCGGTCTGATCGAGCACCTGCGCGACACCCTGACATAG
- a CDS encoding YlbL family protein has translation MSDPARLSRRYSTMVVATISLVVLTCVAYLIPVPYVTMRPGPAFNTLGTFDGKPVFSFGAGVKTYPTTGALDFTTVSVSPPDAKLSLADAVRAYFERDVAVVPRSLRYPDDESAKQSNAEAAAQLDSSKDASTVAALRAAGYTVTARPQVDSVVKDGPAAAVLKAGDIITSVNGTKVASARDAVTAIAKVKPGDPVDIGIERDGKDQSFDIVTRPDEADPAVPRIGIALGTKYTYPIEITNNVGGNVGGPSAGSMFALAIYDQLTPGQLTGGKKIAGTGEITADGVVGAIGGVRQKMRGAANAGASIFLVPAANCAEATDGDDDGLTLVKITKLDDAISSLEALAKNPDAKVPACS, from the coding sequence GTGTCAGACCCCGCACGACTCAGCCGTCGCTACTCGACGATGGTCGTGGCGACGATCTCCCTGGTGGTCCTGACCTGCGTCGCGTACCTCATTCCGGTGCCGTACGTGACGATGCGACCCGGCCCGGCCTTCAACACGCTCGGCACGTTCGACGGCAAGCCGGTGTTCAGCTTCGGTGCGGGCGTCAAGACCTATCCCACCACCGGCGCGCTGGACTTCACGACGGTCTCGGTGTCGCCGCCGGATGCGAAGTTGTCGCTCGCGGACGCGGTGCGGGCGTACTTCGAACGCGACGTGGCCGTGGTCCCGAGGTCGCTGCGCTATCCCGACGACGAGAGCGCGAAGCAGTCCAATGCCGAGGCAGCCGCGCAGCTCGACAGCTCCAAGGACGCCTCGACCGTGGCCGCGTTGCGCGCAGCCGGGTACACCGTGACCGCGCGGCCGCAGGTCGACTCGGTCGTCAAGGACGGTCCGGCGGCGGCGGTCCTGAAGGCGGGCGACATCATCACCTCCGTCAACGGCACGAAGGTCGCCTCCGCCCGTGACGCGGTGACGGCCATCGCGAAGGTCAAGCCCGGCGACCCGGTCGACATCGGAATCGAGCGCGACGGCAAGGACCAGAGCTTCGACATCGTGACCAGGCCGGACGAGGCGGACCCGGCGGTGCCGCGGATCGGCATCGCGCTGGGCACCAAGTACACGTACCCGATCGAGATCACGAACAATGTCGGCGGCAATGTCGGCGGCCCCAGCGCAGGATCGATGTTCGCCCTCGCGATCTACGACCAGCTCACTCCCGGCCAGCTCACCGGCGGCAAGAAGATCGCCGGCACCGGTGAGATCACCGCGGACGGTGTGGTCGGCGCGATCGGCGGCGTCCGCCAGAAGATGCGCGGAGCCGCGAATGCGGGGGCGTCGATCTTCCTGGTACCGGCCGCCAACTGTGCCGAGGCGACCGACGGCGACGACGACGGCTTGACCTTGGTCAAGATCACTAAACTCGACGACGCGATCTCCTCCCTCGAGGCGCTCGCGAAGAATCCCGACGCAAAGGTTCCCGCATGCAGCTGA